The following proteins come from a genomic window of Priestia filamentosa:
- a CDS encoding glycosyltransferase family 2 protein, which yields MRSLSVIIPVFNEEKTLKAVITGIKLFQPLEIIVVANGCTDHSSTIAKENGCIVIEHTEKLGQHSARVEGAKKANGDVLLFLDADFALPFSELQQFLTSILFGNCDVTVNKNPKEHSSTEVWKKLVAEWKGHKECGKGSFCKAPFALTKEVLVKSDFIKSTYSVEAFIETLKVAGRIEHRH from the coding sequence ATGAGATCACTTTCTGTTATTATCCCTGTTTTTAATGAAGAAAAGACACTTAAAGCTGTTATTACAGGAATTAAACTTTTTCAACCATTAGAAATTATTGTTGTTGCAAACGGTTGTACAGATCATTCTAGTACAATTGCGAAAGAGAACGGATGTATTGTAATTGAACATACTGAGAAGCTTGGTCAGCATTCAGCTCGAGTCGAAGGAGCCAAAAAAGCAAACGGAGATGTATTGCTTTTTCTCGATGCTGACTTTGCACTCCCTTTTTCGGAACTTCAGCAGTTTCTCACTTCTATTCTTTTTGGAAACTGTGATGTGACAGTTAACAAGAATCCTAAAGAACATTCCTCAACAGAGGTTTGGAAGAAACTGGTTGCTGAATGGAAAGGACATAAAGAGTGTGGGAAAGGTTCGTTTTGTAAAGCACCTTTTGCTTTAACAAAAGAAGTTCTTGTGAAAAGTGATTTTATTAAAAGTACTTATAGTGTTGAAGCTTTTATAGAAACGTTGAAAGTTGCGGGCAGAATTGAACATAGACATTAA
- a CDS encoding DUF2642 domain-containing protein has product MLFICFKSVVKRIRDILFSNAFGEFIEKHTKEAVEEVLFSDEFREYLLSILEESEESPFKEIAEQYLNQEVVISTTVNMLNGTIVLVGEDYLVLEESSETTILLPFDSIIAIYQA; this is encoded by the coding sequence GTGTTGTTTATTTGCTTCAAATCCGTTGTAAAACGAATAAGAGATATCCTATTTTCAAATGCTTTTGGTGAATTTATTGAAAAGCATACAAAAGAAGCTGTAGAAGAAGTGCTATTTTCTGACGAGTTCAGAGAATACCTTTTGAGTATTTTAGAAGAAAGTGAAGAATCTCCTTTTAAAGAGATTGCAGAACAATACTTGAATCAAGAAGTGGTCATTTCAACAACAGTAAATATGTTAAATGGAACGATTGTTTTAGTTGGAGAAGACTATCTAGTTCTCGAAGAAAGCTCAGAGACTACGATTTTATTACCTTTTGATAGCATTATTGCAATCTATCAAGCTTAA
- a CDS encoding glycosyltransferase family 2 protein → MKLSIIIPACDEGDTIANVIKEAKGLNPFEIIIVANGSTDNTEEIARSLNCRVISFEEKLGIDVGRAVGAKEAKGDILLFLDGDIPIHHTKLRPFVKAIQSGQDIALNNLSWTLYRKVRAHFVAVWKLTLNFMLKREDLHVNSLVAIPHAMSKKAAERIGYKNLAVPPLAQTIAVLAGMKISAPAAVDVVTTNKIKATHRTLIDGLPSSTNLIIGDHIEAISYLLNEKGKRGGLTDGPRKRSVLDHYGKFARRWRKKIKYSAVIPVGEEKETIMGVIEEVRKAGVEEIIVIGNGADRETIKKARSMGAIVLDFPYSLGHNVPRAIGAIHSNGEVCLFVDGDIVIKAEELRPFLEAGAKGIHVAVNDLDSFLDRFHPIHCISAAKQALMLAAKRQDLSINTMTAIPHAIRREVFEKIGYETLIVPPLAQVLAIEHGFSVEAVHEVDVITTNRIRKDHKKLNNNLPSSTERILGDHAEALHHLIQKTDKRGGFTDGGRNQEVLERLDNT, encoded by the coding sequence ATGAAGCTGTCTATCATTATTCCCGCATGTGATGAAGGAGATACAATAGCAAACGTTATCAAGGAAGCAAAAGGATTAAATCCATTTGAAATCATTATTGTTGCAAATGGATCAACAGATAATACAGAGGAAATTGCACGAAGTTTAAACTGTAGAGTGATTTCTTTTGAGGAAAAGTTAGGTATTGACGTTGGAAGAGCAGTAGGCGCAAAAGAAGCAAAAGGTGATATTTTGCTTTTTCTTGATGGAGACATTCCTATACACCATACAAAGTTGCGTCCTTTTGTTAAAGCAATTCAAAGTGGCCAGGACATTGCATTAAACAACTTGTCCTGGACGCTTTACCGTAAAGTTCGGGCACATTTTGTAGCAGTATGGAAGCTTACGCTAAATTTCATGCTGAAGAGAGAAGATCTTCACGTGAATTCCCTTGTAGCTATTCCCCATGCTATGAGCAAGAAAGCAGCAGAGCGAATTGGCTATAAGAACTTAGCTGTTCCACCTCTTGCCCAAACAATTGCTGTTTTAGCAGGAATGAAAATTAGTGCACCCGCTGCCGTTGACGTTGTCACAACAAATAAAATTAAGGCAACGCACCGAACGCTTATAGATGGGCTGCCGTCTTCTACAAATCTAATTATTGGCGATCATATTGAGGCGATTTCTTATCTTCTCAATGAGAAAGGAAAGCGGGGCGGCTTAACAGATGGGCCAAGAAAGCGTAGCGTTTTAGATCATTACGGAAAGTTTGCTCGTAGATGGAGAAAAAAGATAAAATATAGTGCCGTGATTCCAGTTGGAGAAGAAAAAGAAACAATTATGGGCGTCATTGAAGAAGTGAGAAAAGCTGGAGTAGAAGAGATTATTGTTATTGGGAATGGAGCTGATCGCGAGACAATTAAAAAGGCGAGAAGCATGGGAGCGATTGTCCTTGATTTCCCTTATTCTCTAGGTCATAATGTTCCAAGAGCTATCGGAGCTATTCATAGTAATGGGGAAGTTTGCTTGTTTGTAGACGGAGATATTGTTATTAAAGCAGAGGAATTGCGCCCATTTTTGGAAGCAGGTGCAAAAGGTATTCATGTAGCGGTAAATGATTTGGACAGCTTTTTAGATCGCTTTCATCCTATTCACTGTATAAGTGCAGCAAAGCAAGCTCTTATGCTTGCAGCCAAAAGACAGGATCTTTCTATTAACACAATGACAGCTATTCCTCATGCGATTCGGCGCGAAGTTTTTGAGAAAATTGGTTATGAAACATTAATTGTTCCACCACTTGCTCAAGTTCTAGCAATTGAACATGGATTTAGCGTTGAGGCGGTTCACGAAGTAGATGTTATTACAACAAATAGAATTCGAAAAGATCATAAGAAATTGAACAATAATCTTCCATCTTCAACAGAACGAATTTTAGGAGACCATGCTGAAGCTCTTCATCATTTAATTCAAAAAACGGATAAACGTGGAGGTTTCACAGATGGAGGAAGAAATCAAGAGGTTCTAGAAAGATTAGATAACACATAA
- a CDS encoding glycosyltransferase family 2 protein — translation MDTKTLNRFRPSHHNGFFHKISCSEKRVIKEHVESISKELLRDKRGGYKDVGRNREILAIQNYNVQKGWGVRSTLYDGQQLSVIVPAQNEAKYIKSVISQARQLEPLEIIVVINGSTDETEEYAKSLGATVVLFENRLGHDVGRGVGASLAQGDILLFVDSDFTIPAQDLFPFAKAIQSGIDVALNKQIDPLTHPVPLWKYALNVACDHKKLETSSLVAVPHAMSKKVVESIGYNALAVPPLAQCKAMKEGFLVEAVHAVDVHTLNAIRLRGHFAQQGYPPTTELIVGDFFEAIHYLAKL, via the coding sequence ATAGATACAAAGACGCTAAATAGATTTCGGCCTTCTCATCATAATGGATTTTTTCATAAAATATCGTGTTCAGAAAAGAGGGTAATAAAGGAACATGTAGAAAGTATTAGTAAAGAGCTCTTACGAGACAAAAGAGGGGGATATAAGGACGTTGGAAGAAATCGAGAGATTTTAGCAATACAAAACTATAATGTTCAAAAGGGGTGGGGGGTTCGCTCTACTCTTTATGACGGCCAACAGTTATCTGTTATTGTTCCAGCGCAAAATGAAGCAAAGTATATTAAAAGTGTTATCTCTCAGGCAAGGCAGCTCGAACCCCTTGAAATTATTGTTGTAATCAACGGATCAACAGATGAGACAGAGGAATATGCCAAAAGTCTCGGAGCAACAGTTGTTCTTTTTGAAAACCGACTAGGCCACGATGTTGGAAGAGGAGTGGGAGCTTCACTCGCACAAGGAGATATTTTATTGTTTGTAGATAGTGATTTTACAATTCCGGCTCAAGATTTATTTCCTTTTGCTAAGGCTATTCAGTCTGGTATTGATGTAGCACTGAATAAGCAGATCGATCCTCTAACACACCCTGTCCCTCTTTGGAAATATGCGCTAAATGTAGCTTGTGATCATAAAAAGCTAGAAACAAGCTCTCTTGTTGCTGTTCCACATGCGATGAGTAAAAAGGTAGTAGAAAGCATTGGCTATAATGCTTTAGCTGTTCCACCACTTGCTCAATGCAAAGCAATGAAAGAAGGATTTTTAGTAGAAGCTGTTCACGCTGTTGATGTTCATACACTAAATGCAATAAGACTAAGAGGACATTTTGCTCAGCAAGGTTATCCACCTACAACAGAGCTTATTGTGGGTGATTTTTTTGAAGCCATTCATTATCTTGCAAAGCTATAA
- a CDS encoding AbrB/MazE/SpoVT family DNA-binding domain-containing protein, with product MKTTGMVRKVDELGRIVLPKELRRVLNLEAKEPVEMYLDHEQIILKKYRAHQECMITGEVSSENLSLLNGKIVLSKEGADILMNEIEKKFGTKQI from the coding sequence ATGAAAACGACAGGTATGGTGCGTAAAGTTGATGAATTAGGAAGGATCGTCCTTCCAAAAGAGTTAAGAAGAGTACTAAATTTAGAAGCAAAAGAGCCAGTAGAGATGTACCTGGATCACGAACAGATTATTCTAAAAAAATACCGAGCACATCAAGAATGCATGATTACAGGAGAAGTTAGCAGTGAGAATTTGAGCCTATTAAACGGTAAAATTGTATTAAGCAAAGAAGGCGCAGATATTCTTATGAACGAAATTGAAAAGAAGTTTGGAACAAAGCAAATTTAA